Proteins encoded together in one Dehalococcoidales bacterium window:
- a CDS encoding DUF4190 domain-containing protein, translating into MYCPKCGQPNPDGSSFCNKCGAALPPPVSPPPPAAPALSPPSQPAAERTSSMALAALVLGIIGFFLNFLAIPAIIFGALGLSETNKNPALKGRGMAMAGLVLGVIVLIMWVIIFITVGSAFWWYRRHFMW; encoded by the coding sequence ATGTACTGTCCTAAATGTGGCCAGCCGAACCCGGACGGCAGCAGCTTTTGCAATAAATGCGGCGCTGCCCTGCCGCCCCCTGTATCCCCGCCGCCCCCGGCAGCGCCGGCGCTTTCGCCCCCATCCCAACCCGCCGCTGAACGCACCAGCAGTATGGCGTTAGCTGCTCTGGTGCTCGGCATAATCGGCTTTTTCTTGAATTTCCTGGCCATACCGGCCATTATTTTCGGCGCTCTCGGCTTGAGCGAGACCAATAAAAACCCCGCCCTCAAGGGCCGGGGCATGGCCATGGCGGGCCTGGTACTGGGCGTCATCGTCCTCATCATGTGGGTCATCATCTTTATCACCGTCGGCTCCGCTTTCTGGTGGTACCGCCGGCATTTCATGTGGTAA